In one window of Candidatus Goldiibacteriota bacterium DNA:
- a CDS encoding outer membrane lipoprotein-sorting protein, with protein sequence MKKLLFVMAVLLAASGLFAADAKYSKELAKELLKSTDDSLYPKIFKSVMSMKTIRPGRKALSYTYLIHSKGTDKALMEITAPARDKGKKILMTGDNLWMYVPAVSRPVRLSKKDSFMGSSFSNEDLMNSTMADDYEPVIKDNKGDLYLLELTAKRPDVAYARIEIWVNRALMVPTEASYFGMSGKLMKKMTFDKVGEMAGLKRPLHMKMEDVLERGAYTEVDFISMEELKSLPDYKFDQTQMAK encoded by the coding sequence ATGAAAAAATTACTGTTTGTCATGGCAGTGCTGCTTGCGGCATCCGGGCTTTTTGCCGCTGACGCGAAATATTCAAAAGAGCTTGCAAAAGAACTTTTAAAATCCACGGATGACTCTTTGTATCCAAAGATTTTTAAATCGGTAATGAGTATGAAGACTATAAGGCCGGGCAGGAAAGCTTTGTCCTACACGTATCTTATCCACTCCAAAGGCACGGATAAAGCGCTTATGGAAATTACGGCGCCTGCAAGGGATAAAGGAAAAAAGATACTTATGACAGGCGATAATTTATGGATGTATGTGCCGGCTGTGTCCAGGCCTGTGCGCTTGAGCAAAAAGGATTCTTTTATGGGCAGCTCTTTCAGTAATGAAGACCTTATGAATTCCACGATGGCGGATGACTATGAACCGGTTATAAAGGATAACAAAGGCGATTTATACCTGCTTGAACTTACGGCAAAAAGGCCGGATGTGGCTTACGCAAGAATTGAAATCTGGGTAAACAGGGCGCTTATGGTGCCGACCGAGGCTTCTTATTTCGGTATGTCCGGCAAACTTATGAAAAAAATGACTTTTGACAAAGTGGGGGAAATGGCGGGATTAAAAAGGCCGCTTCACATGAAAATGGAAGATGTCCTTGAGAGGGGAGCTTATACGGAAGTGGATTTTATATCCATGGAAGAATTAAAGTCGCTGCCTGATTACAAGTTTGACCAGACACAGATGGCAAAATAA
- a CDS encoding ABC transporter ATP-binding protein — MGNIIEIKDAKKDYQLGKTTVSALKGVNLNVKEGEFMSIVGPSGSGKTTLLNLIGCLDSPTSGLVKLFGDHDVSKLSDKHATELRRDRIGFIFQTFNLIPVLNVSENIEFPLIIQGVKAEERKKRVADIIEDVGLQEFVGHKPDELSGGQRQRIAVARALITNPKLVLADEPTANLDKENGLNILAIMKHMNEEHGVTFVFSTHDQRVMEHAKRVVVLEDGVVTKDTVC, encoded by the coding sequence ATGGGAAATATAATTGAAATTAAAGATGCAAAGAAAGATTATCAGCTGGGAAAGACGACTGTGTCCGCGTTAAAAGGCGTTAACCTTAACGTTAAAGAGGGAGAGTTTATGTCTATTGTGGGGCCGTCAGGTTCGGGCAAGACAACCCTTTTAAATCTTATAGGGTGCCTTGATTCGCCTACAAGCGGGCTTGTAAAACTTTTTGGCGACCACGATGTTTCCAAACTTAGCGACAAACATGCAACAGAGTTAAGAAGGGACAGGATTGGTTTTATTTTTCAGACGTTTAACTTAATACCGGTGCTTAACGTATCGGAAAATATTGAATTCCCGCTTATTATACAGGGAGTGAAAGCTGAAGAAAGAAAGAAAAGGGTAGCGGATATTATAGAAGATGTGGGTCTGCAGGAATTTGTGGGGCATAAGCCCGACGAACTGTCCGGCGGGCAGCGCCAGCGTATAGCTGTCGCGCGCGCGCTTATAACAAACCCCAAACTTGTCCTTGCGGACGAACCTACGGCAAACCTTGACAAGGAAAACGGCCTGAATATTCTTGCTATCATGAAGCACATGAACGAAGAACACGGCGTGACATTTGTATTTTCCACCCACGACCAGCGCGTCATGGAACACGCCAAAAGGGTGGTTGTCCTGGAAGACGGGGTTGTTACAAAGGACACTGTCTGTTAA